The following coding sequences lie in one Arabidopsis thaliana chromosome 3, partial sequence genomic window:
- the RBL4 gene encoding RHOMBOID-like protein 4 (RHOMBOID-like protein 4 (RBL4); FUNCTIONS IN: serine-type endopeptidase activity; LOCATED IN: plasma membrane; EXPRESSED IN: 22 plant structures; EXPRESSED DURING: 13 growth stages; CONTAINS InterPro DOMAIN/s: Peptidase S54, rhomboid (InterPro:IPR002610); BEST Arabidopsis thaliana protein match is: RHOMBOID-like 1 (TAIR:AT2G29050.1); Has 6556 Blast hits to 6555 proteins in 1887 species: Archae - 139; Bacteria - 4263; Metazoa - 519; Fungi - 151; Plants - 328; Viruses - 0; Other Eukaryotes - 1156 (source: NCBI BLink).) → MGEKDSETAPIWGKTRERERSNNNNIQPMDLESSSSVSGQQRSLTQSRSSYEERGRGVKEFRSWFPWLIPCFVVANVAVFVITMYVNNCPKKSGDCFADFLGRFSFQNTRENPLLGPSSLTLQTMGGLDVKKVVKGDEGWRLLSCNWLHGGVVHLLMNMLTLLFIGIRMEREFGFIRIGLLYLISGFGGSILSALFLRSNISVGASGAVFGLLGGMLSEIFINWTIYSNKVVTIVTLVLIVAVNLGLGVLPGVDNFAHIGGFATGFLLGFVLLIRPHYGWINQRNGPGAKPHRFKIYQGILWTISLLILVAGFIVGLISLFNNVDGNEHCSWCHYLSCVPTSKWSCNREPASCTTTQLGNQLSMTCLRNGKSASYILANPSDSRINSLCVQLCR, encoded by the exons ATGGGTGAGAAAGATTCAGAAACAGCTCCGATTTGGGGGAAAactcgagagagagagaggagcaacaacaacaatatacaGCCAATGGATTTAGAGTCGTCCTCTTCTGTATCTGGGCAACAACGATCGTTGACTCAGAGTCGAAGTTCTTATGAAGAACGAGGTAGAGGAGTTAAAGAGTTTCGGAGTTGGTTTCCTTGGCTCATTCCTTGTTTCGTTGTTGCTAACGTTGCCGTCTTCGTGATCACCATGTATGTCAACAATTGTCCTAAGAAATCTGGAGATTGTTTTGCTGATTTCTTGGGTCGTTTCTCGTTTCAGAACACCAGAGAAAATCCTCTTCTGGGTCCTTCCTCTCTCAC GTTACAAACAATGGGTGGATTAGATGTTAAAAAAGTGGTTAAAGGAGATGAAGGATGGCGTCTACTTTCTTGCAATTGGTTACATGGAGGAGTTGTTCATTTACTGATGAACATGTTGACTCTTTTATTCATCGGTATACGTATGGAACGtgaatttggtttta ttCGGATTGGATTGCTTTATTTGATATCAGGGTTTGGAGGAAGCATATTGTCAGCTCTTTTCCTCCGTTCAAACATCTCTGTTGGAGCATCTGGTGCCGTGTTTGGTTTACTTGGAGGAATGCTCTCTGAGATCTTTATCAACTGGACAATCTATTCTAACAAG GTTGTGACGATTGTAACTCTTGTATTGATTGTGGCGGTGAACTTGGGGCTCGGTGTGCTCCCTGGAGTAGATAACTTTGCTCATATCGGAGGGTTTGCTACAGGTTTTCTTCTTGGATTTGTGCTCTTAATCCGTCCCCATTACGGATGGATCAACCAAAGAAACGGTCCTGGAGCTAAACCCCACAGGTTCAAGATATATCAGGGCATATTATGGactatctctcttctcatcttgGTCGCTGG GTTCATTGTTGGATTGATCTCTCTCTTCAACAATGTCGATGGAAACGAACATTGTTCGTGGTGTCATTATCTTTCATGTGTTCCAACATCTAAATGGAGCTGTAACCGAGAACCAGCCTCTTGCACG ACGACTCAATTAGGTAACCAATTGAGCATGACTTGTTTGAGGAATGGGAAATCAGCATCTTACATTTTGGCAAATCCCTCGGATTCACGGATTAATAGCTTATGTGTTCAGCTTTGCCGTTGA
- the Fes1B gene encoding Fes1B (Fes1B (Fes1B); FUNCTIONS IN: binding; INVOLVED IN: biological_process unknown; LOCATED IN: cellular_component unknown; EXPRESSED IN: 21 plant structures; EXPRESSED DURING: 13 growth stages; CONTAINS InterPro DOMAIN/s: Nucleotide exchange factor Fes1 (InterPro:IPR013918), Armadillo-like helical (InterPro:IPR011989), Armadillo-type fold (InterPro:IPR016024); BEST Arabidopsis thaliana protein match is: Fes1A (TAIR:AT3G09350.1); Has 659 Blast hits to 654 proteins in 202 species: Archae - 0; Bacteria - 0; Metazoa - 193; Fungi - 199; Plants - 185; Viruses - 0; Other Eukaryotes - 82 (source: NCBI BLink).) produces MANNGPNWDGLLKWSLSHSDGASSSSRISEEDRQWFVEAMQAHTIDSISRMKVISQIMKMPEQVLEAQGVTPDDLEGMLAELQEHVESIDLANDLHSIGGLVPLLSYLKNSNAKIRAKSADVLTTVVQNNPRSQQLVMEANGFEPLLTNFIADPDIRVRTKALGAISSLIRNNQPGITAFRLANGYAGLRDALVSDTVRFQRKALNLLHYLLQESNSDCKIVRDLGFPRIMIHLASNQDFEVREFALRGLLELAREESVRNLDRGDVNLRQLLEERTRRIIVMSDEDLCAAREERQLVDSLWTVCYDEPSLLRERGLVYLPSDDELAPDVVRDRFEPPLRAWAARRHDETSESPVPLLLGPAP; encoded by the exons ATGGCGAACAATGGACCTAACTGGGACGGATTACTCAAATGGAGCCTCTCACATTCCGATGGAGCTTCCTCTTCTAGCCGTATAAG TGAGGAAGATCGACAATGGTTTGTGGAAGCTATGCAAGCACATACAATCGATTCAATCTCTCGTATGAAAGTAATATCTCAAATCATGAAGATGCCTGAACAAGTCTTGGAGGCTCAAGGAGTTACACCTGATGATCTTGAAG GAATGTTGGCTGAGCTGCAGGAACACGTCGAGTCGATAGATTTGGCCAATG ATCTTCACTCCATTGGAGGTTTGGTTCCTCTCCTTAGCTATCTCAAGAACTCTAATGCGAAAATTCGAGCAAAGTCTGCCGATGTTTTGACTACGGTTGTCCAAAACAATCCAAGAAGCCAGCAACTTGTTATGGAAGCAAATGGGTTCGAACCATTATTAACTAACTTTATTGCTGATCCTGACATTAGAGTCCGGACCAAGGCACTCGGGGCTATATCTT CTCTTATCCGTAACAACCAACCCGGGATTACAGCATTCCGTCTGGCAAATGGTTATGCTGGCCTGCGAGACGCTTTGGTCTCTGATACCGTTAGATTCCAAAG AAAAGCGTTGAACTTGCTTCACTATCTTCTCCAAGAAAGCAACTCAGACTGTAAAATCGTTAGAGATCTTGGATTCCCTCGCATAATGATCCACCTAGCATCCAACCAAGATTTTGAAGTTCGGGAATTCGCTCTTCGTGGTCTCCTAGAGCTTGCCCGTGAAGAATCTGTGAGAAACCTTGATAGAGGGGATGTGAATCTAAGACAGCTTCTTGAGGAGAGAACAAGACGAATAATTGTGATGTCGGACGAAGATCTTTGTGCAGCTAGAGAAGAAAGACAGCTAGTGGATAGTCTTTGGACCGTGTGTTATGATGAACCGTCCCTTCTAAGAGAAAGAGGTCTGGTCTACCTCCCTTCTGACGACGAGCTGGCTCCTGATGTGGTTAGGGACCGCTTTGAACCTCCTCTAAGGGCTTGGGCTGCAAGACGACATGATGAAACGAGTGAATCCCCGGTTCCACTTCTTCTTGGTCCTGCACCGTGA
- a CDS encoding late embryogenesis abundant 3 (LEA3) family protein (late embryogenesis abundant 3 (LEA3) family protein; FUNCTIONS IN: molecular_function unknown; INVOLVED IN: response to stress; EXPRESSED IN: flower; EXPRESSED DURING: petal differentiation and expansion stage; CONTAINS InterPro DOMAIN/s: Late embryogenesis abundant protein, group 3 (InterPro:IPR004926); Has 104 Blast hits to 88 proteins in 22 species: Archae - 0; Bacteria - 0; Metazoa - 0; Fungi - 0; Plants - 104; Viruses - 0; Other Eukaryotes - 0 (source: NCBI BLink).) — MSQSLFNLKSLSRSINNTIRMRRYIVITKASQRAYTIGSSQEKPSWASDPDTGYFRPETAAKELDPYIAKTSQVQGKMMRGEELWWMPDPQTGYYRPDNFARELDAVELRSLHFNKNQKTYVVS; from the exons ATGTCTCAATCACTTTTCAATCTCAAAAGTTTATCTCGCTCGATCAACAACACAATCAGAAT GAGAAGATACATTGTGATCACAAAAGCCTCTCAAAGGGCATATACAATTGGAAGTAGTCAAGAGAAGCCATCGTGGGCATCAGACCCTGATACCGGATACTTTAGACCCGAGACCGCTGCAAAAGAGTTAGATCCATACATTGCAAAAACCTCTCAAGTTCAAGGTAAAATGATGAGAGGAGAAGAGTTATGGTGGATGCCTGATCCTCAGACCGGATACTATAGACCAGACAATTTTGCCAGAGAGCTTGACGCAGTTGAGCTACGGTCTTTGCACTTcaacaagaatcaaaagacGTACGTAGTGAGCTAA
- the TRFL4 gene encoding TRF-like 4 (TRF-like 4 (TRFL4); FUNCTIONS IN: DNA binding; INVOLVED IN: regulation of transcription; EXPRESSED IN: pollen tube; CONTAINS InterPro DOMAIN/s: SANT, DNA-binding (InterPro:IPR001005), Homeodomain-like (InterPro:IPR009057), Myb, DNA-binding (InterPro:IPR014778), Homeodomain-related (InterPro:IPR012287), HTH transcriptional regulator, Myb-type, DNA-binding (InterPro:IPR017930); BEST Arabidopsis thaliana protein match is: TRF-like 2 (TAIR:AT1G07540.1); Has 30201 Blast hits to 17322 proteins in 780 species: Archae - 12; Bacteria - 1396; Metazoa - 17338; Fungi - 3422; Plants - 5037; Viruses - 0; Other Eukaryotes - 2996 (source: NCBI BLink).), whose translation MVDCGVDIYQLPVVPRACRSPRGRRLKIMRKQRSEFEVLAQVAGRFSGERKNRIVIGSLAHETKETKDDNVVVNNFLETMEVEVKPQPGLENLSQVLLSKDWLALGPSMPNSPITQEENFDSRSKIDSKRKVSHLKERGSCISQESQNMYPLKKRKLFYQNHSSESHDTPCTVKFGIKSLNISELLVDVPESATVGSLKLAVLEAVTQILKGGLNIGVLFQGKTIVDDSKTLLQIGIPYDDDDDENLGSLGFMLEPQKSETTTITTLTTVSPRTRLRQNQVLGSVDSTEAVAAKSVVPVRMKPAWQPEMVQRRIRRPFTVSEVEALVQAVERLGTGRWRDVKSHAFNHVNHRTYVDLKDKWKTLVHTAKISARQRRGEPVPQDLLDRVLAAHAFWSDRTG comes from the exons ATGGTGGACTGTGGTGTCGATATTTACCAACTTCCTGTTGTTCCTAGGGCATGTAGATCACCCAGA GGACGCAGGCTAAAaattatgagaaaacaaagatcGGAGTTCGAGGTTTTAGCCCAAGTGGCTGGAAGATTCTCAGGTGAGCGTAAAAACCGAATTGTTATCGGCTCGTTGGCTCACGAAACAAAGGAGACGAAGGACGATAATGTCGTCGTCAATAACTTCTTGGAGACAATGGAAGTTGAGGTTAAGCCGCAACCTGGTCTGGAGAACCTTTCTCAGGTGTTATTGTCTAAGGACTGGTTAGCTCTTGGCCCTTCCATGCCTAACTCGCCAATCacacaagaagaaaactttgatTCACGTTCCAAGATCG ATAGTAAAAGAAAGGTGAGTCACTTAAAAGAGCGAGGTTCGTGTATTAGCCAAGAATCGCAGAATATGTATCCTTTGAAGAAACGAAAGCTGTTTTACCAAAATCATTCATCTGAATCACATGATACTCCATGTACCG TGAAATTCGGTATTAAGTCGTTGAATATCTCGGAGCTATTGGTAGACGTTCCCGAATCAGCCACGGTTGGCTCACTGAAACTAGCGGTATTGGAGGCGGTAACGCAGATTCTCAAGGGTGGATTAAACATTGGAGTGCTCTTTCAAGGTAAAACCATCGTTGATGACTCCAAAACGCTTCTTCAGATTGGGATCCCATACgatgatgacgatgacgaAAACCTCGGTTCTTTGGGATTCATGCTAGAACCgcaaaaatcagaaacaacaacaataacaacgTTAACCACTGTTTCCCCGAGAACACGACTTAG ACAAAATCAGGTCCTAGGGTCCGTGGATAGCACTGAGGCAGTAGCAGCTAAATCCGTGGTTCCAGTACGTATGAAACCGGCCTGGCAGCCAGAGATGGTTCAACGGAGAATAAGACGGCCATTCACTGTCTCAGAAGTAGAAGCTTTGGTTCAGGCCGTAGAGAGGCTCGGCACCGGAAG GTGGCGCGACGTGAAGTCTCATGCATTTAACCATGTAAATCATCGTACCTACGTTGACCTCAAG GATAAATGGAAAACGTTGGTTCACACGGCAAAGATATCAGCAAGGCAAAGGAGAGGCGAACCTGTGCCTCAAGACCTTCTTGATAGGGTTTTAGCTGCTCATGCTTTCTGGTCTGACCGGACCGGATGA
- the RBL4 gene encoding RHOMBOID-like protein 4, translating into MGEKDSETAPIWGKTRERERSNNNNIQPMDLESSSSVSGQQRSLTQSRSSYEERGRGVKEFRSWFPWLIPCFVVANVAVFVITMYVNNCPKKSGDCFADFLGRFSFQNTRENPLLGPSSLTLQTMGGLDVKKVVKGDEGWRLLSCNWLHGGVVHLLMNMLTLLFIGIRMEREFGFIRIGLLYLISGFGGSILSALFLRSNISVGASGAVFGLLGGMLSEIFINWTIYSNKVVTIVTLVLIVAVNLGLGVLPGVDNFAHIGGFATGFLLGFVLLIRPHYGWINQRNGPGAKPHRFKIYQGILWTISLLILVAG; encoded by the exons ATGGGTGAGAAAGATTCAGAAACAGCTCCGATTTGGGGGAAAactcgagagagagagaggagcaacaacaacaatatacaGCCAATGGATTTAGAGTCGTCCTCTTCTGTATCTGGGCAACAACGATCGTTGACTCAGAGTCGAAGTTCTTATGAAGAACGAGGTAGAGGAGTTAAAGAGTTTCGGAGTTGGTTTCCTTGGCTCATTCCTTGTTTCGTTGTTGCTAACGTTGCCGTCTTCGTGATCACCATGTATGTCAACAATTGTCCTAAGAAATCTGGAGATTGTTTTGCTGATTTCTTGGGTCGTTTCTCGTTTCAGAACACCAGAGAAAATCCTCTTCTGGGTCCTTCCTCTCTCAC GTTACAAACAATGGGTGGATTAGATGTTAAAAAAGTGGTTAAAGGAGATGAAGGATGGCGTCTACTTTCTTGCAATTGGTTACATGGAGGAGTTGTTCATTTACTGATGAACATGTTGACTCTTTTATTCATCGGTATACGTATGGAACGtgaatttggtttta ttCGGATTGGATTGCTTTATTTGATATCAGGGTTTGGAGGAAGCATATTGTCAGCTCTTTTCCTCCGTTCAAACATCTCTGTTGGAGCATCTGGTGCCGTGTTTGGTTTACTTGGAGGAATGCTCTCTGAGATCTTTATCAACTGGACAATCTATTCTAACAAG GTTGTGACGATTGTAACTCTTGTATTGATTGTGGCGGTGAACTTGGGGCTCGGTGTGCTCCCTGGAGTAGATAACTTTGCTCATATCGGAGGGTTTGCTACAGGTTTTCTTCTTGGATTTGTGCTCTTAATCCGTCCCCATTACGGATGGATCAACCAAAGAAACGGTCCTGGAGCTAAACCCCACAGGTTCAAGATATATCAGGGCATATTATGGactatctctcttctcatcttgGTCGCTGGGTAA
- the RBL4 gene encoding RHOMBOID-like protein 4 (RHOMBOID-like protein 4 (RBL4); FUNCTIONS IN: serine-type endopeptidase activity; LOCATED IN: plasma membrane; EXPRESSED IN: 22 plant structures; EXPRESSED DURING: 13 growth stages; CONTAINS InterPro DOMAIN/s: Peptidase S54, rhomboid (InterPro:IPR002610); BEST Arabidopsis thaliana protein match is: RHOMBOID-like 1 (TAIR:AT2G29050.1); Has 6501 Blast hits to 6500 proteins in 1879 species: Archae - 139; Bacteria - 4229; Metazoa - 522; Fungi - 151; Plants - 328; Viruses - 0; Other Eukaryotes - 1132 (source: NCBI BLink).) produces the protein MGGLDVKKVVKGDEGWRLLSCNWLHGGVVHLLMNMLTLLFIGIRMEREFGFIRIGLLYLISGFGGSILSALFLRSNISVGASGAVFGLLGGMLSEIFINWTIYSNKVVTIVTLVLIVAVNLGLGVLPGVDNFAHIGGFATGFLLGFVLLIRPHYGWINQRNGPGAKPHRFKIYQGILWTISLLILVAGFIVGLISLFNNVDGNEHCSWCHYLSCVPTSKWSCNREPASCTTTQLGNQLSMTCLRNGKSASYILANPSDSRINSLCVQLCR, from the exons ATGGGTGGATTAGATGTTAAAAAAGTGGTTAAAGGAGATGAAGGATGGCGTCTACTTTCTTGCAATTGGTTACATGGAGGAGTTGTTCATTTACTGATGAACATGTTGACTCTTTTATTCATCGGTATACGTATGGAACGtgaatttggtttta ttCGGATTGGATTGCTTTATTTGATATCAGGGTTTGGAGGAAGCATATTGTCAGCTCTTTTCCTCCGTTCAAACATCTCTGTTGGAGCATCTGGTGCCGTGTTTGGTTTACTTGGAGGAATGCTCTCTGAGATCTTTATCAACTGGACAATCTATTCTAACAAG GTTGTGACGATTGTAACTCTTGTATTGATTGTGGCGGTGAACTTGGGGCTCGGTGTGCTCCCTGGAGTAGATAACTTTGCTCATATCGGAGGGTTTGCTACAGGTTTTCTTCTTGGATTTGTGCTCTTAATCCGTCCCCATTACGGATGGATCAACCAAAGAAACGGTCCTGGAGCTAAACCCCACAGGTTCAAGATATATCAGGGCATATTATGGactatctctcttctcatcttgGTCGCTGG GTTCATTGTTGGATTGATCTCTCTCTTCAACAATGTCGATGGAAACGAACATTGTTCGTGGTGTCATTATCTTTCATGTGTTCCAACATCTAAATGGAGCTGTAACCGAGAACCAGCCTCTTGCACG ACGACTCAATTAGGTAACCAATTGAGCATGACTTGTTTGAGGAATGGGAAATCAGCATCTTACATTTTGGCAAATCCCTCGGATTCACGGATTAATAGCTTATGTGTTCAGCTTTGCCGTTGA
- the Fes1B gene encoding Fes1B: protein MQAHTIDSISRMKVISQIMKMPEQVLEAQGVTPDDLEGMLAELQEHVESIDLANDLHSIGGLVPLLSYLKNSNAKIRAKSADVLTTVVQNNPRSQQLVMEANGFEPLLTNFIADPDIRVRTKALGAISSLIRNNQPGITAFRLANGYAGLRDALVSDTVRFQRKALNLLHYLLQESNSDCKIVRDLGFPRIMIHLASNQDFEVREFALRGLLELAREESVRNLDRGDVNLRQLLEERTRRIIVMSDEDLCAAREERQLVDSLWTVCYDEPSLLRERGLVYLPSDDELAPDVVRDRFEPPLRAWAARRHDETSESPVPLLLGPAP from the exons ATGCAAGCACATACAATCGATTCAATCTCTCGTATGAAAGTAATATCTCAAATCATGAAGATGCCTGAACAAGTCTTGGAGGCTCAAGGAGTTACACCTGATGATCTTGAAG GAATGTTGGCTGAGCTGCAGGAACACGTCGAGTCGATAGATTTGGCCAATG ATCTTCACTCCATTGGAGGTTTGGTTCCTCTCCTTAGCTATCTCAAGAACTCTAATGCGAAAATTCGAGCAAAGTCTGCCGATGTTTTGACTACGGTTGTCCAAAACAATCCAAGAAGCCAGCAACTTGTTATGGAAGCAAATGGGTTCGAACCATTATTAACTAACTTTATTGCTGATCCTGACATTAGAGTCCGGACCAAGGCACTCGGGGCTATATCTT CTCTTATCCGTAACAACCAACCCGGGATTACAGCATTCCGTCTGGCAAATGGTTATGCTGGCCTGCGAGACGCTTTGGTCTCTGATACCGTTAGATTCCAAAG AAAAGCGTTGAACTTGCTTCACTATCTTCTCCAAGAAAGCAACTCAGACTGTAAAATCGTTAGAGATCTTGGATTCCCTCGCATAATGATCCACCTAGCATCCAACCAAGATTTTGAAGTTCGGGAATTCGCTCTTCGTGGTCTCCTAGAGCTTGCCCGTGAAGAATCTGTGAGAAACCTTGATAGAGGGGATGTGAATCTAAGACAGCTTCTTGAGGAGAGAACAAGACGAATAATTGTGATGTCGGACGAAGATCTTTGTGCAGCTAGAGAAGAAAGACAGCTAGTGGATAGTCTTTGGACCGTGTGTTATGATGAACCGTCCCTTCTAAGAGAAAGAGGTCTGGTCTACCTCCCTTCTGACGACGAGCTGGCTCCTGATGTGGTTAGGGACCGCTTTGAACCTCCTCTAAGGGCTTGGGCTGCAAGACGACATGATGAAACGAGTGAATCCCCGGTTCCACTTCTTCTTGGTCCTGCACCGTGA
- a CDS encoding late embryogenesis abundant 3 (LEA3) family protein (late embryogenesis abundant 3 (LEA3) family protein; FUNCTIONS IN: molecular_function unknown; INVOLVED IN: response to stress; EXPRESSED IN: flower; EXPRESSED DURING: petal differentiation and expansion stage; CONTAINS InterPro DOMAIN/s: Late embryogenesis abundant protein, group 3 (InterPro:IPR004926).) translates to MSQSLFNLKSLSRSINNTIRMRRYIVITKASQRAYTIGSSQEKPSWASDPDTGYFRPETAAKELDPYIAKTSQVQGKMMRGEELWWMPDPQTGYYRPDNFARELDAVELRSLHFNKNQKTENS, encoded by the exons ATGTCTCAATCACTTTTCAATCTCAAAAGTTTATCTCGCTCGATCAACAACACAATCAGAAT GAGAAGATACATTGTGATCACAAAAGCCTCTCAAAGGGCATATACAATTGGAAGTAGTCAAGAGAAGCCATCGTGGGCATCAGACCCTGATACCGGATACTTTAGACCCGAGACCGCTGCAAAAGAGTTAGATCCATACATTGCAAAAACCTCTCAAGTTCAAGGTAAAATGATGAGAGGAGAAGAGTTATGGTGGATGCCTGATCCTCAGACCGGATACTATAGACCAGACAATTTTGCCAGAGAGCTTGACGCAGTTGAGCTACGGTCTTTGCACTTcaacaagaatcaaaagac TGAGAACTCGTAA